The segment aatttaaaaaaaatttaattattttaaattatttttattttttttttttttgcaaaaaatcaaatttttatttttttaattttagattgtttaaatttatttttatttaaataattaaagtcaaaataatatttaaaaatttactaaatttacgtttttggtctgaaattcaaaaaaaaaaattaaaatttttttttacaaaacgcgaattaaaaaaaattattcaatattttatgatttttcgccGAACAACTCGTGATAACGTTGCAGCAAGCGTTCACTCAAGATGCTACTGATGTCGATGTCGCTTGGCTCGTTGGTCATTTGTGAGACTGATTTGCCCGTATTGGTCTGCGGGGGAGATACTTTCGGCGTAACCGCCCCCGCCGTTACTCCCCTCCTGCTTTTGCGTGCGATACCGGATGAAATAGACCTCAGGCTTGCTTGGCATTGTCGGTGCCGGCGTCGGAATCATAATTTCCGGCGGATCATCAGGTTTCTTCACCAACACGTAAACGAgagttttttcctcattttgaGGCGGCACCGCAATTTGCGGAGGTCTGGGACGCGGCGGATTCGGAGCTTTGATGAAGACGATTTTGTAGTGTTTTTGCACGGGCGGTTGCGCAACATACggcctgaaaaaaaagtaaaagtcatgtgagaaaaaaaaataccggaaaaaaaatctcttcaatTAAACTCTTCTTTGTTGTTgatttgattaataatttacaTGTGTTTGTTCCGAAAAACGCCTACTTGTGATTAAATTCATCTTCATCTATTGTTCTCGTGCGGGTTTTCGGGTGTCGAAAGTGAAAGTAATGCTTACCTTGGTTGCTCGTATTCCGGCTCTGGCGGTGCGACGTGCACATAAACGTGTTTGTGGATAATTGCAGCTTGCGATGGAGGGCCATAAGTGTCTTTTGGCAGCTGTGGCGGACCGTAACTCTCCATGGGGGGATTCGGCGGGGGTCCGTAGCTGTTCGAGACGGTGGGAAGTAAAGGAGGTAAGGAATTTGGGGGACGCGAGAAGGAATATCCAGATGGAGGCTCAGCAACGATTAACATGGGTAATGCGATGAAAAGAGGTAagatctgaaaattttataaatttttattttgaggttaggtcaaatttttaaaataatttaattttctttttgtaaagcttttaatattttttgtttaattaatttaatttgaaaaaaataaaaaaaagttaaaaatttaaaaaaattaatttcatacaaaaaaaagttttaaaaccataaaaatttttgttttttaataatttttcttttaaactttcaaattaaaaattgatttattattatttttttttaaaaaattaaaatttaaaaaaaaaaaaattaaaaaatttttgaaaaaatttcttagagaagaaaattcaaggaaaaggccaaaaaaaaattaaaattttagaaaattttttataatttttttttgaattttgttttgaaaaattattacaagaaaaaaatttgaaaatttataaatttttattaaacttttaaaatttttaaaataatttttattgattaaaattttaaatttgtttaattaatttaataatcaattttttaataaatttaataaaaaaattaataaatattttttttattaaattaattttttaatttaatttttttaataaaaattgttaatatttttaaataaaattaaaatgttaatttaatgttttttaagattttattaaataaaatgatttaaaatcaattttttaataaaataaaatttttaataattattttttttatatcaaaaaaattaaaaaaaacaaacagtcaatgtacttatttaatttttttttttcaatttgtctTAAGATTCTTTTTTagtattgattaaaaattaaacttaattaattaataaaaattatttaatttaatttaaaaataattaaaaataattaattaataaaataaaattaaaattacaagaataaaattttaaaaaaatcaaatgatgaaataacgattttatcttgaaaaaaatattaaattcaattaaaatacttaaaatataaaaaaaataattaattaaatttaacattttataaagaaaaattattaataaataaaattaaattaataaaataatttttctttataaaattcttaatttaattttttattttttttttaatttaatatttatattttaaaaaattttaatattttctacttttttttacttttatttaaattcgtaACGTAAATGactgaagaaaaagttttttgaaacatCCTGACACACATTAATTACATATTTACACACTTGAAGACGAACAATGCGACAATTAACGCGATCATGAGTGTAAGGGAAAAGTATCTCCAAACTAAATActataattaaaatgtatcgCATAACAAAGTTAACGTACCACAACAGCAGAGCTtatcattttttccatttaaatatttgatttttttctttatttatctctttttttaattaaaaacttttgttggTCTTCCACTTTTTGTATTGACTTTGGTCTCTTTTTGcctttaattaacttttctgacgatttttagtcaaaagcaAGTCTTTTTTAGACACCAAATACCGACTTTTCGTGTCTCATGTCTTCGATAGCGAAAAAATAACtgcaattgttttaatttatgtgcTCTTATTTATAATGCAACACTCCACACTCATactctaatttatttatctacatgaaaaaaatgttcattttctataaaaaattgccgCAAATCTCTAATACACCGACATACacgatgcaaaaattttccatgtttCTGCATGCATTTCCAATGTTcatgaaagtaaatttttgttttgattttttttttcgtttttgaatttgaatggaATTCATGACACGTCTTGCTACGACGGAATCGCATTGAACGGGCCGCAATGAGTTAAAGCTCGTAGCTCAGAAGAATTTTAATGTGAATGTTGTGttgctctttttttgtgtgcagaAAATCCGAAGGTACAACATTATTGCATAACTTCATTGATCACACAGAAGTGATCGAGATAATgataatttgtaataaaaaaaagtgagttgCTGAAGAAATTTGCATTCAACACTTGTAAAAGACGAATTAAAAAGGTAAGTAGAGCGAGCTGGGATTCGTACTtgaccaaattttatttttaaattgaatttttttagtttttgtgaaACTTGTGAAgatatttttcatggaaaattagtgcttaattttttgttgaaggtttaaaaaattgaattaaagtaaacttttaattgaaattttaagtttcttaccgcatttcgaagaaaaaatgcggtaatattttcaactttccatTTAAGGAATCAATTTGTGTTCAATAATAGctgaaaattactgaatttttcgtcccaatgcatattttaagtttataaaaattttatacacacGACATTTTCCCCAgttggaattttaaaaatttgtcccaatgcttattcaagatttttaacccgatgcacatttaaaaacttttcccaGTGCACATTAAAACTTTTCCCTAGCTGacatttcataattaaattattatttatatgattattaattttttaattaattaattgatttatttgaaaataaaggcacatttttatgatgaaaatgtgaaattaaaagaaaaaatttgtaaaaacttACATAGTTCTTTAGGcgactttttttctattttattatttgagtgatttaaaaaaagattgctcctcaatgtaaaaaaattttcaataaatatttttcaattttataatccatatttttaaaatttgattgaaaaatctctcgtaaaaataaaaaatatttcttttgaaaattttttttttcaaaaattttttccaaaatttttattataactcgattttgtgtgtttgaggaattatttttaattgagtttaaaatgggatttgaatttaattatttttttacaaaattgtaaaaaaaataaaatatttatttcaatggaaaatttttattttaattgaaatcaaaaatatgaaatttttacaaaaaattattttaaattttaaatgtagtaaaacttttttatttttttctatttgaatttttaattaaaaaaaatattattgaaaaaattttggaaatttaaatttttgaattatggaattattttttaacgaaaatttatttattaattattcaagtaaaaataaataaatattttaattttaaaattttaatataattttatttaaaaaaaaatattattaatttttaaatttaaaattaatgcggtagattaatttattttaaatcttgtGTGTAGTAAccaacttaaattatttaaatagttattaaaaataaattattataattatcatttaattaataaaattttatttcaatatctaattttaaaaatatttttaaaaaactatttaataaattaataaataataattaaattaatttcataattaaattttgcggtattttaatgtttttcaaatatttacctattaattaatttttaaaattttttattaaattttataaaattaaaaattatttttcaaatatttttaattttatgaatttttaaataaattgttaaaatattttttttgagctaaataatatttttttttagtttataattatttttattaaattattattattaattattattcaattaattaatataaaattaaattattaatcttttataaatttttttgattatttattttttaaaaaaatttataaaaaaaataatattttcaatatattaaaaaaaaatcatttaaaaatttaataaaattaaaaaaaaatcatcaagacTGTTCATAATCTGATTTTCCAGTCGTAAAAACTtacattactttttttaaccacttgttcaaaaagaaaaaaaacaaacacagaaaaaagtgataaaaaaaattgcatgttaAAGAACGTGACTATTGTCTCTCTAATCTCCTTACAACTTgcaatttaaatgcaaaatcaCACATTCACCGACAACATTCAATTATCATTCATCATTCCCCGCAATGGGATACACGACAGCCGAGACAACCCGAACACAGCAACAAGTTGCAAATTCGAGATAAACCTAATTAAACGTTCATCAAAACGGACTTAATCCACTCAAAATGGGataaacgataaaaatgacaataaaGCAAACCAGTTTGTCGTCATTTGAGCTCAAAATTACCTTACTTACCTAATTATTTCTAACGCACACGCGAACgaagcgagagaaaaaaatttctttcctcgtttatttttattgcaatctttttatttatttttttttacgtaatacgaaatataaataaattctcatCATTAACCAACGAacattaatttgatatttttttttaatttttgacattaaacactcgataaagaaatatttagaggttaaaagttcatttttttgtggaaatgaagaaaatgccAACTCCAgccttaattttaagaaattcgaaatatttacaaattttggtcAGCATTCTCTTCATTTTCGCGAGAAAGTTAGAAGAAGTGggaaaagtgataaatttttttttgttattgtatcTGAAAGCTgctcttttacttttttttaagggcACTGAAACCACGTATTTGTCGCGCACGCaaaatttatgtacaaaaattcatcGTTGCTGGGCGATTTTAGTCGTCGCCGTTCTTCATCAAGCCATAAAGTCGCAATGGGAGTCCCTTTTTGTAGTAGGACAAGTATCGCAAGTCATTCAGAGCGTGCGGCGGATAATCTTTGTACAGGAAATCCAAGTCACGGTCGTAGCCGCTGCGTTTCTCCACTAACGAATTCGATATTTTTGGATGCGAGTCGTCAGTTTCGAGGATCtgcaatgaaagaaaaataaattttttattgaaaatttggcTGCCATTtcgatttatatttaaatttattgtccatttgatttatttttattgcagctTTGAATGAATGTGAAGAGAGAGTTATCTAATACTTTGGCGACGAGGAGTCTAGACGCGTAGCggaacatgaaaaattcaatttttgttcctaaaaggtaaaaatttaatttttattttttttttgcgtgaaaaagtgaaatttttcagataacGTCCGTCAAAAAGAGagattttctgtcaaaaaataaacacttttgacgtttaaaatccattaaaatcaatttttcaattttttgtatcaaattgttcgtttaaacgaaaaaataaaaattgggaTTGTGGGTAATCAATTACTGACTCACATCTTGAATAAAAAGGCAAACAAGCGAAAATCGTGCAagaaagaaagcaaaaaaaaaaacaattcagttccgattatttaaattttgaaacaatataATGGGAAAATTAGCGGAAATGATCGTCTTGAGATAAATAACATGTGTATCAGATTTAACACTTTGATTGTTGATTATTTCTCactatttcttgttttttttcattttaaattaactttgtaaaaattgtataaaggTTCGTATGAAATGCTCttaaaagatgtttttttcagaaaatttgtgaaaaatttggaaaaattgtaaaaaataaaaatttttataattaaagttttaaatatttaaaaaaataaaaaaattaataaataacttataaaattattaaaaataaaataaaaatcatgaaaaattcgaaaaataatggGAAATTgtcatatttctttttattatttttatatatttaaaataaaaattaatttaaatatttaaaaaaattataaatatttttaaaaaaaaaaaaaaaaactttaaaattttggaaaagttctggaaaaattataaaaaatacagaaaattataaaaattagttttatgagtaaaattgtaaaatatttaaataaaattgtaaaaaaaataaattaaaatttaggaaaaacttaaaaaatatgaaacttattattatttttttatcatttatttatttattatttttaaatcatttattaatacctattatgatttttttttaattataaattttattatattttttttttaaattttaaaaattataaaaaattaaaagaaataatcttgtgaacaaatttaatttctcattaaaagaaaaaatttttatttattaatttttaaatttttaatttaattcaaaatttaaatttatgaaaatttttcaaaaaaaaaaaatcataaaaattttggaaaagttttggaaaaattttaaaaaattcagaaaattataaaaataattaaaattgtaaaaaaaaataaattaaaaattagaaaagcttaaaaacttaaaaaatatgaaaattattattatttttttatcatttatttattaatttatttatttaattattatttttcaattatttattaatatttttgtgtttgtttgatttcaaaaattaattatgaatttaaaaaattatatttttcaaaaaatgtgaatacgaaaaattatgaaaaataaaaaaaaaataatcttgtgaaaaatttaattttttttaaagaataaataaaattgaattaaatttaaatttatgaaaattaaagaaaatcataaaatttttaaaagattcttaaaaatttaaaacataaaaaaatttttaaacaatataactcacaaaaaacaataaattttaaaaaattcacaaaattttatggaaaaccttgaaaaattatcaaaatctcAGATAAACTGCAAAATTTCTTCACTTTCGAttgtttagtttaaaattttttttattgaactttttaagccctttttattcaaaacttttatggCACCAAATGGTAGCTTGCATAATTTCTCagtagtttatttttatgataatcgCCCTTTTTTTTACTGTCTTTTGTTTCTTCACACACATCAAAATAGAGAGATTACGAAGATTTatgacgagttttttttttatttttttgggtcaACACTTACATCTCTCAACAACTCCCTTAATTTGTCTAATTGATCTTCGTTTGAGCGCGTTGGGAGCATGCGAGCCTCTGCTGGGAGCGACATCATCGCAAGGAGGGCTGCGGCGATTATTGTGATGCTGATGattgaagacattttttttttgtacttttttaattatttttattttatttatttttaatttttttttaaataatttttttaattttttttcattctccgaactcgaattaatttttaataatttttttttttcagaaatcgACGTCACGCAAGAAGGACCAAAAGTTAACTGATTCCTCGAGCAACATTCGACaagatttttatacaaaaaactgattttaCGTTCTGCCATTCATGAAATTCTTGAGCGTGCGCTCCTCAAAGACTCTTCATTGagaacaatatttaaaattctgaactatttttattaagtttatcGCGTTTCACAAGTAGCTAAAATGCGTGGGTGGCAAGGATGATGCCAAGATTTGGtggttttttgttgatttttgtcgCGCGCGTGTAATTGTTTGGTACCGCGACACAGAGTCTGCTACAAGAATGAGCTCAAGTGGCGTTGTTACGCATAATTTTGCCGTTTTTATCGGGAAATTGtgcgaaaataaaagaaaatgtggGTTTACGAcgttaaataatgaaataatttattaagaacTATTTTAGGGACATGAATTATTGAGCTTGTTTCGCTGCCTCGTCGATTGTCAGGGGCTCAAGTGTCGTTTTTGGGACACTTTCAAGAACTTTTTCCCCGAGTTCTTTGGGGACTTGATCGTCAAAGGTGAAATCCGAAGTCTCTGATGGCAAAACAGTGACGACTTTTGTCTCTTCTTCGACTTTTTTCTCGGTTGTTGAAGCAACGACAGGCTCTAAGGTAGCAACGGGCGTCTCGGTGGTGGTTGTTGTCGTTACGGGAGCAGCAACAACGGTTTCCTTGACCTCACTTGCACTTGCTTGAACATCCTCGACATGAATTGGCGCATTAAATCGCACATCAAAGTTGTAACTTCCGTCGTTTCCGTTGAATTTGGTGACTGCTGGATGGGAGTTTGGCAATGGGACAGCTAAAAAGTGACCGGGAACTTGTTTTTTCAGGGCTTCAACTTGCTCGGGACTGTATTCGTCGTTGTTGAGATCGATTACGGGCACATTTTGGACAGTTTGGGGTGCGTTGAAGGGATATGCGATGGCAGCAAGACGATGTTGATCCACAAAATAGGGGTTTCCAAGACCACTTTGGTAGATGTAAGCGGGAATTGGGGCGTTTATGATCGAGTTATGGGCGAATTCCTGCGGCGCGCGGATCAGCGGTTGGATTTCTTGCGAGAAACGGACATAGGGacccaaatttttttggttttcggTAAGTTTTTGTGCTTCAGCGAGCTTTTTATGATCTTCTTCTTGCAGTTCGACACGTTCTTTGGAGTTGGTGAAGGATTGTGTGTGCGGATTATAGCCCTCGGGGTATCGATAAACAACGGGACGAACCGTAACTGGCTTCTCAGTTGGCAAGGGAACCTCAACAGACTCACTCAAGGCGAaaggattcaaaaaattcgcaTAATAACCGAGACTGCTGAAGAATCCCGTGGGTTGTTGGACGACTTTTTTCCCAATTTCAGCATCAGTTGTAAATCGTTCCGCCGTTTGTTCATGCTTTTGTTCCTGGGTTTGCGTTAAAACGCGTGCCGAATGAACTCCCGTGTTCCGGAGCGTTTCTGGCTCCGTGGCGACAACAACTTCCGGTTCTGTGGCTTCCGGCGTGAGGAAACTTTCGATCATATCGACGCCCCCGGGAGTCGCTGCGAATTCCCGAATCGCTTGAATCGTCTCGTCCTTGCTGGAAGTGCCCAAAAGTCCCATAACTTCTTCAATTTTGGGCAAATTTCGGATGTGACGAATGCCGATTTCGCGTGCAAGACGTCCCAAGTCGTCCTCAACGTGGGGAGTTTGCTCTTGCGGGACATATTGCACGGGATACGACGTCGGATTGTAATACGGATAATAATTGCTGTTCAGGTCATCACGAAATGGGAGCTCCTCCAAGGGTCGGGACGTTGTAGGTTCGCCATACCACCATCTCGAGAGTGAGGAAAGTACGAAACGCTTGTGACGcgacaatttttgttcttcgAGCGACGCGCCATTCGCAAGTACGGAACAGACTAACAAAATTGAGAGGCAAACGAATTTCTTCgccatgatttttaaatatttttttcttaaattaatttttttttagtatttcgaCCTTTCTAGACCGAGTTCTGACTCAAAACTGACTGACAATTCACTTGTGCAAGACACATAAATAGACAAAATTCTTACCTGCAACGACCCATATTTTACGGTGAAATTGTCTGAAGTAATTAGAAAAAACCGGAAttagaaatttcttttggTTAATTGTCACTTTTGTCTGGATCACGTGCGAATTCCCCAAATTCTTCGAGTTGATTCGAAACCCATTCGACACATTCcattaatatttctttgaaaaaaaaaattcggaatCATCTGATTCATCGAATCcaatcaataaaaacaatGCTTGCCAAAGCAGTTTTTTTCGTGACGTCATCGTCGGTTGAAGGACACTGTCTTCTTGTCTGCCCCCTCGACGACGATAACTTCGTCATCATTCGCAGACATACAACTACTCGACTAAAGTTATTCTTCTTCTACAAATCCCTTGTCAGaataaaaactatcaaaatattattgctTCGTAGTAGAGAGTAGGCTGATTATGTGGGCGACAAGATTCTGGCGCCGCAGAACTttcaaatgatattttttcttatgtgatttttttgaaaagttgcagtttttttgctcatctGGTTTTGTCGCAGGGAATCGCACGGGTGAACTTTTAAGTTGCACGGTGGGCtgtaagttaattattttattttttattttattattttttttttttttttaaaattaaattaaaaaatttaaaaattaaaatttaaaaaaaaaaaaaaaataatatttttaagtatttttttttttgaaaatttttttgaccaaaaattttttcaaaataaaaaatttttgaaaactttttaattaattttaaaatttttgattttaataaatattttaaatttgcattgaatgaaaaattaaaaaaagtttcaaggtaaaataaccaaaaaaattataaaaaaaaaaaattttaaaaagtaattttaaaaattttaaaaaagaaatttttgaaaatgaattttaatcagttaaaaaattttatttttatttaaaattttgagaaaaatgcaaaaactttttaaaatttgttattggagcgagattttaataataaaaaattaaaattgtaaaaaaaataaaataaaaattttaattttattttaaaaatggaaaaaagattaattttggtgcagttttatttttctatttaggccgtttttttttaccgatttttaataaaaattttattttaaattaaaatttttgatttttatttttcaaattttttggactattgtgacttttttaatttttttctactcaattttatgaaaattttaacaaaaaaatttaaaataaaaatttaaaaatttttaaaaaattttttggaaatatttttttaccattaattttcaaccaaattttttaacaaaaaaacataaaaattccttaaaataagTTGCAAAATTCACCATTTCTTACTATTTCCATCTtgagataaaataattaatcattttaatttaaaaaaaaaatatattattcaacattatttatttataattaataataaaaattaaaaattaaataattatttaattaa is part of the Culicoides brevitarsis isolate CSIRO-B50_1 chromosome 3, AGI_CSIRO_Cbre_v1, whole genome shotgun sequence genome and harbors:
- the LOC134835591 gene encoding uncharacterized protein LOC134835591: MSSIISITIIAAALLAMMSLPAEARMLPTRSNEDQLDKLRELLRDILETDDSHPKISNSLVEKRSGYDRDLDFLYKDYPPHALNDLRYLSYYKKGLPLRLYGLMKNGDD
- the LOC134835428 gene encoding uncharacterized protein LOC134835428, which gives rise to MLIVAEPPSGYSFSRPPNSLPPLLPTVSNSYGPPPNPPMESYGPPQLPKDTYGPPSQAAIIHKHVYVHVAPPEPEYEQPRPYVAQPPVQKHYKIVFIKAPNPPRPRPPQIAVPPQNEEKTLVYVLVKKPDDPPEIMIPTPAPTMPSKPEVYFIRYRTQKQEGSNGGGGYAESISPADQYGQISLTNDQRAKRHRHQ